GATCTGGCGTGCCTGCTCGTCGCCGGCGTCCATCGAGTACGCGATCGACTGGGCCATCTTCGCACCGCCACGCAAGCCCAGGCCAAAGTCGGTGAGCTTCACCGAACCAGGGGCGTGCAGTTCTTCGCCGGCGATGAGGATATTCTCGGGTTTGACGTCGCGGTGGATGACGCCGTTGGCGTGGGCATGGCCAAGGGCAGCGAGTACTTGCCGCATGACCGCGATTGTTTCCTGGGCCGAGAGCCGAACCCGTTCGGACATCAACGCCCGCAACGACCGACCCTCGACGAACTCCACGACGAGATACGGCACCGGCGCGAACGGATCGAAGCCGAGCGCTTTGGTGATGTTCGGATGCGTGAGCCCGTGGATGGCCGTGCCCTCCTGTTGGAGGCTGCGCAGGTACTGCGGATCGGTTGGCACCTTCACGGCGACAACCTGATCGTGCCAGACATGATGGTGCGCCCGCCAGACCTGGCCGAAGGTGCCCTCGCCGACGACGCGGTCGAGCACGTATTCACCGATGCGTTGTCCTGCGTTGACGCTGCTCATCCTGCCACTTTCTCTGCGATCCAATCGCAGGCGAAGAGGTTGTAAACGGCGGCGAACAAAACCGCGGCCGCCGCCATGCTCCATGCAAACGCCCCGCCGAAGTTCCAACCAAACAGC
This genomic window from Planctomycetota bacterium contains:
- a CDS encoding serine/threonine-protein kinase, which translates into the protein MSSVNAGQRIGEYVLDRVVGEGTFGQVWRAHHHVWHDQVVAVKVPTDPQYLRSLQQEGTAIHGLTHPNITKALGFDPFAPVPYLVVEFVEGRSLRALMSERVRLSAQETIAVMRQVLAALGHAHANGVIHRDVKPENILIAGEELHAPGSVKLTDFGLGLRGGAKMAQSIAYSMDAGDEQARQIAGTLDYMAPEQRAGGEVDGRADLYSCGVVLYEMLTGEKPAGTDLPSDVVETVPRELDEVFRKSYARLDKRYTNAAAMDAALASVGVIPPIPKSAPPPPTREVVGNVKPPGSCPKCGGNVNGDDQFCMHCGHQLVAQVRRCGKCGAFPASTDTFCIFCGEDLRRSTDSSAATA